A region from the Rosa rugosa chromosome 6, drRosRugo1.1, whole genome shotgun sequence genome encodes:
- the LOC133715193 gene encoding ADP,ATP carrier protein 1, mitochondrial yields the protein MVDQVQHPTVMQKVAGQLLQQSIQGYDTGFQRQGMYQRRPAYGNYSNAALQHPMMPACRATTDLSMIPSTASPVFVQAPAEKSHFAIDFLMGGVSAAVSKTAAAPIERVKLLIQNQDEMIKSGRLSQPYKGIGECFSRTIKEEGFGSLWRGNTANVIRYFPTQALNFAFKDYFKRLFNFKKDRDGYWKWFAGNLASGGAAGASSLFFVYSLDYARTRLANDSKAAKKGGERQFNGLIDVYKKTLKSDGIAGLYRGFNISCVGIIVYRGLYFGLYDSLKPVVLTGGLQDSFFASFALGWVITNGAGLASYPIDTVRRRMMMTSGEAVKYKSSFDAFQQILKNEGAKSLFKGAGANILRAIAGAGVLSGYDKLQLIVFGKKYGSGSG from the exons ATGGTTGATCAGGTTCAACACCCTACTGTCATGCAAAAGGTAGCTGGCCAGCTCCTTCAGCAATCCATTCAGGGATATGATACTGGCTTCCAAAGACAGGGGATGTACCAGAGACGTCCTGCATATGGAAATTATTCCAATGCTGCATTGCAACACCCCATGATGCCAGCTTGCAGAGCTACCACTGATCTGTCCATGATTCCATCAACTGCATCCCCAGTGTTTGTGCAAGCCCCCGCAGAGAAAAGCCACTTTGCCATTGATTTCCTTATGGGTGGTGTTTCTGCTGCTGTATCTAAGACCGCTGCTGCTCCCATTGAGCGTGTCAAGCTTTTGATTCAGAACCAGGATGAAATGATCAAGTCTGGTCGGTTATCTCAACCCTACAAGGGCATTGGTGAGTGCTTCTCCAGAACAATCAAGGAAGAAGGATTTGGTTCATTGTGGAGAGGAAACACTGCCAACGTCATCCGTTACTTCCCCACTCAG GCATTGAACTTTGCATTCAAGGATTACTTCAAGAGGCTATTCAATTTCAAGAAAGACAGGGATGGTTATTGGAAGTGGTTTGCTGGTAACTTGGCCTCAGGAGGTGCGGCTGGtgcttcttctcttttctttgtctACTCTTTGGACTATGCTCGTACCCGTTTGGCTAATGATTCTAAGGCTGCAAAGAAGGGAGGAGAGAGACAATTCAATGGTCTGATTGATGTCTACAAGAAGACATTGAAATCTGATGGTATTGCTGGTCTATACCGTGGATTCAATATATCGTGTGTTGGTATCATTGTTTACCGTGGTTTGTACTTTGGACTGTATGATTCACTCAAGCCTGTGGTCCTAACGGGAGGTTTGCAG GATAGTTTCTTTGCTAGCTTTGCTCTTGGATGGGTCATTACTAATGGTGCTGGTCTTGCTTCCTACCCAATTGACACTGTTCGTAGAAGAATGATGATGACCTCCGGTGAAGCCGTCAAGTACAAGAGTTCTTTTGATGCCTTCCAGCAGATCTTGAAGAATGAGGGTGCCAAGTCCCTGTTCAAGGGTGCTGGTGCAAACATTCTCCGTGCCATTGCTGGTGCTGGTGTCCTTTCTGGTTATGACAAGTTGCAGCTGATTGTGTTCGGGAAGAAGTATGGTTCTGGATCTGGTTAA
- the LOC133715194 gene encoding ADP,ATP carrier protein 1, mitochondrial-like, with amino-acid sequence MVDQVQHPTVMQKVAGQLLQQSIQGYDTGFQRQGMYQRRPAYGNYSNAALQYPMMPACRATTDLSMIPSTASPVFVQAPAEKSHFVIDFLMGGVSAAVSKTAAAPLERVKLLVQNQDEMIKSGRLSQPYKGIGECFSRIIKEEGFGSLWRGNTANVIRYFPTQAFNFAFKDYFKRLFNFKKDRDGYWKWFAGNLASGAAAGASSSLFVYSLDYARTRLTNDSKAAKMGGERQFNGLIDVYKKTLKSDGIAGLYRGFSVSIVGIIVYRGLYFGLYDSLKPVVLKGSLQDSFFASFALGWVITTGAGLAAYPMDTVRRRMMMTSGEAVKYKSSFDAFKQILKNEGAKSLFKGAGANILRGIAGAGVLSGYDKLQLIVFGKKYGSGSG; translated from the exons ATGGTTGATCAGGTTCAACACCCTACTGTCATGCAAAAGGTAGCTGGCCAGCTCCTTCAGCAATCCATTCAGGGATATGATACTGGCTTCCAAAGGCAGGGGATGTACCAGAGACGTCCTGCATATGGAAATTACTCCAATGCTGCATTGCAATATCCCATGATGCCTGCTTGCAGAGCTACCACTGATCTGTCCATGATTCCATCAACTGCATCCCCAGTTTTTGTGCAAGCCCCCGCAGAGAAAAGCCACTTTGTCATTGATTTCCTTATGGGTGGTGTTTCTGCTGCTGTATCTAAGACCGCTGCTGCTCCCCTTGAGCGTGTCAAGCTTTTGGTTCAGAACCAGGATGAAATGATCAAGTCTGGTCGGTTGTCTCAACCCTACAAGGGCATTGGTGAGTGCTTCTCCAGAATAATCAAGGAAGAAGGATTTGGTTCATTGTGGAGAGGAAACACTGCCAACGTCATCCGTTACTTCCCCACTCAG GCGTTCAACTTTGCATTCAAGGATTACTTCAAGAGGCTATTCAATTTCAAGAAAGACAGGGATGGTTATTGGAAGTGGTTTGCTGGTAACTTGGCCTCAGGAGCTGCAGCtggtgcttcttcttctttgttcgTCTACTCTTTGGACTATGCTCGTACCCGTTTGACTAATGATTCTAAGGCTGCAAAGATGGGAGGAGAGAGACAATTCAATGGTCTGATTGATGTCTACAAGAAGACATTGAAATCTGATGGTATTGCTGGTCTATACCGTGGATTCAGTGTATCAATTGTTGGTATCATTGTTTACCGTGGTTTGTACTTTGGACTGTATGATTCACTCAAGCCTGTGGTCCTAAAGGGAAGTTTGCAG GATAGTTTCTTTGCTAGCTTTGCTCTTGGATGGGTCATCACTACTGGTGCTGGTCTTGCTGCCTACCCAATGGACACTGTTCGTAGAAGAATGATGATGACCTCCGGTGAAGCCGTCAAGTACAAGAGTTCTTTTGATGCCTTCAAGCAGATCTTGAAGAATGAGGGTGCCAAGTCCCTGTTCAAGGGTGCTGGTGCAAACATCCTCCGTGGCATTGCTGGTGCTGGTGTCCTTTCTGGTTATGACAAGTTGCAGCTGATTGTGTTCGGGAAGAAGTATGGTTCTGGATCTGGTTAA
- the LOC133714524 gene encoding uncharacterized protein LOC133714524: MVTNAELSSKVDSLSQESEGYKKMFKEVLEKLNSLEHGFQSMSALVKEKSKDGERSIGRNSFSDSRHEDSRQFGSEKGVKLDVTDFNGDSNPEVFLDWLHSLESYFKWHQLAEERKISFAEAKLKGTARVWWEKYQQTHFAVTRTWEDMKVTLTRFFVPPNYKQRVHLQFVELVQGSLLVEEYTNKFLSLAAKSDFPWNEDIMISMYRKGLNPHISSGLAASRIYTMNDAVQIAYQMEEEYKKKSSMSISNKGKTLDKSSGGFTSTTSDSDEKTHGGSSFSNQLVSSTLKSAQKAAGPASNTRNEIRCWKCKGFGHLMGQCPNRLVAFADKEDPIASANPEQKANEVVELQAEQEMEVEVYDPCLVPRPVLTTQKEHEEDWQRSNIFQTRVRCNGQLCTLVIDGGSCSNVISEEAVLKLGLPTEPHPNPYKVAWVNNTNLKVNDRCLVTYSIGKLVDSVTCDVLPMKVCHILLGRPWLYDKKVQHCGYNNTYSFKDGSSEFKLVPTKVLSTIKLKKTAGTFLLKQTESDDSILGPIPNSTESSSFQRGRINAAAMTWLEKTYPLWKPKIKPTPFWSKGKSPW; this comes from the coding sequence ATGGTTACCAACGCAGAGCTTTCATCCAAAGTGGACAGTTTGTCTCAAGAATCTGAAGGTTATAAGAAGATGTTCAAAGAGGTGCTTGAAAAATTGAATTCCTTGGAACATGGTTTTCAATCTATGTCTGCTTTGGTTAAGGAGAAGTCAAAAGATGGTGAAAGAAGCATAGGCCGGAattcattttcagattctagGCACGAAGACTCAAGACAATTTGGTTCAGAAAAGGGTGTGAAACTGGATGTTACTGATTTTAATGGAGACAGCAATCCTGAGGTGTTCCTTGATTGGCTACATAGTTTGGAAAGTTACTTCAAATGGCACCAGTTGGCAGAGGAGCGAAAAATCTCTTTTGCAGAAGCTAAATTGAAGGGGACAGCTAGAGTTTGGTGGGAAAAATACCAACAAACTCATTTTGCGGTGACTAGAACTTGGGAAGACATGAAGGTGACTTTGACACGTTTCTTTGTGCCACCTAATTACAAGCAACGGGTACACCTACAGTTCGTAGAATTGGTGCAAGGAAGCCTATTAGTGGAAGAGTATACAAATAAGTTCCTTAGTTTGGCTGCAAAATCAGATTTTCCATGGAATGAAGACATCATGATATCGATGTACCGCAAGGGCTTGAATCCTCATATTTCTTCGGGATTAGCAGCAAGTCGAATTTATACTATGAATGATGCTGTCCAGATTGCATACCAAATGGAGGAAGAGTATAAGAAGAAATCGTCCATGTCAATTTCAAACAAAGGGAAGACACTTGACAAATCTTCTGGAGGATTCACATCTACAACTAGCGATTCAGATGAGAAAACTCATGGTGGTTCCTCATTTTCCAACCAGTTAGTGAGTTCTACTCTTAAGAGTGCACAAAAGGCTGCTGGTCCTGCCTCTAATACGAGGAATGAAATTAGATGCTGGAAatgtaaaggctttggacactTGATGGGACAATGCCCAAATCGGTTAGTTGCTTTTGCAGATAAGGAAGATCCTATTGCATCCGCCAACCCTGAACAAAAGGCAAATGAAGTTGTTGAATTGCAAGCTGAGCAAGAGATGGAGGTAGAAGTGTATGACCCATGCTTAGTACCACGTCCGGTTCTCACTACGCAAAAAGAGCATGAGGAAGATTGGCAAAGGAGTAACATTTTCCAGACCCGTGTTCGGTGCAATGGTCAGTTGTGTACCCTAGTTATAGATGGAGGGAGTTGCTCTAATGTCATTTCTGAGGAAGCTGTTCTCAAGCTTGGGTTGCCTACCGAACCACATCCAAATCCTTACAAGGTGGCATGGGTAAATAACACAAATCTCAAGGTCAATGATCGTTGTTTGGTGACATACTCTATTGGGAAATTGGTTGACAGCGTGACCTGTGATGTGCTGCCCATGAAAGTGTGTCATATTCTTCTGGGTCGACCATGGTTATATGATAAGAAGGTACAGCACTGTGGCTATAACAACACATATTCCTTCAAAGATGGAAGTTCTGAGTTCAAATTGGTACCAACTAAAGTTTTGTCAACCATAAAGCTCAAGAAGACAGCTGGCACGTTCCTCCTTAAACAGACTGAAAGTGATGATTCTATACTTGGTCCAATTCCAAACTCGACTGAGTCGAGTTCTTTTCAGAGGGGGAGAATTAATGCAGCAGCAATGACTTGGTTAGAAAAGACATATCCGCTTTGGAAACCTAAGATTAAGCCCACCCCATTTTGGTCCAAAGGAAAGTCTCCATGGTAG